Proteins encoded within one genomic window of Formosa agariphila KMM 3901:
- a CDS encoding gluconate 2-dehydrogenase subunit 3 family protein has translation MKRRDVLKQGALSFGYVAITPSIVSLFQSCSEQSESWEPEVIPTHLKDMTTVLIDFFLPKTDVIGGTDLNLTPFVDSMIFETMDVSKQGVFVLGAESFKNTLEKIYKKRISEIDSNQIKIALKTFCDLPKQKEEHVFEQLEQQFSEIASEQKNTYLNYNYITNVRYYSLLGYYTSQEIVEGVQDVNPNLGYYNGCINDE, from the coding sequence ATGAAGAGACGAGATGTCTTAAAACAAGGAGCGCTATCATTCGGATACGTGGCTATAACACCAAGTATAGTGAGCCTTTTTCAGTCATGCAGCGAACAATCAGAATCGTGGGAACCTGAAGTTATCCCAACCCATTTAAAAGATATGACCACTGTTTTAATTGATTTTTTTCTACCAAAAACAGACGTGATTGGAGGTACTGATTTAAACTTAACACCTTTCGTCGACAGTATGATATTTGAAACAATGGATGTTTCGAAACAAGGGGTATTTGTTTTAGGTGCTGAAAGTTTTAAAAACACTCTTGAAAAAATTTATAAAAAAAGAATTTCAGAGATAGATTCTAATCAAATTAAAATTGCTTTAAAAACGTTCTGTGATTTACCAAAACAAAAAGAAGAACATGTTTTTGAGCAACTCGAACAACAATTTTCTGAGATAGCTTCAGAGCAGAAAAACACGTATTTGAATTACAATTATATAACTAACGTGAGGTATTATAGTTTATTAGGATATTATACATCTCAAGAAATAGTAGAAGGAGTACAAGATGTGAATCCAAATTTAGGATATTACAATGGGTGTATTAATGATGAATAA
- a CDS encoding alkaline phosphatase D family protein, which translates to MNRRKYIKTIALGALLPGFVNTGFPLSILNDSLNEQQVTFKSNWHNWKNMKWVGPEYWGNRLQDWELINGRVICNISGVNRTLQLLTVQKTSSLSAFSISVEIDMLLSNLETDQVGCFGLRLGAKGQFDDYRSAAVFGKGFDIGLLPNGNLKLGAETIETGLKTIPKQFQLQVKFSPSSNDYNLTVDVKDTKSKQTLFTTVKSAINKDVVAGNFALLSDIKVAKAIENNPTVAFSNWEISGSQLYQNEEQLFGPICFAQYTLHAQTLKITGQFAPIESIPNHKILLQFKRHDTWETYSEHQLKHQGRAVSFRIENWQENTDIPYRIIVEIPLKTETHQYTYEGTIAEEPLNIESISAAVFSCNFHYGFPDTDVYENVSKLNPDIILFLGDQFYEGTGGFGAQYYGDLDKSCLDYLRKWMMFGWSYRELFRHKPCAIIPDDHDVYHGNVWGESGGKADISEGYGASSQDSGGYKMPADWVNMVQFTQTSHLPDPYDATPVKQNIGMYYTQWNYGGLSFAILEDRKFKSAPKHILPEEAKIWNGFITNPDFDIKKYKNLEATLLGERQHKFIDDWADDWGSNIEMKVVLSQTNFATVATLPKGTLTDDIVPKLSIPEKGVYVKGDAPTVDMDSNGWPSNKRDQAIQKIRKCFAFHIAGDQHLGSFIQYGIDNFGDSGYAFAGPALNNIWPRRFWPDINYAEHTYKNPAYVGNHIDGFGNKITVKAVANPFNTGKTPEIVHNRATGYGLVTFNKKDRTIKTECWARYANPQLGEQEQLPGWPITISQEMNYGREAEGFLPELIIKGGSNPVVQVFDETLNEIIYTIRIKGNRFQPKVFSKAHLYTLIVGTDLSDKAKVNHLTHIKVIPNPQPITIQLKA; encoded by the coding sequence ATGAATAGAAGAAAATATATAAAAACTATTGCTCTTGGAGCACTTTTACCAGGGTTTGTAAACACGGGATTTCCTTTAAGCATTTTGAATGATTCACTAAACGAGCAGCAAGTTACTTTTAAATCTAATTGGCACAATTGGAAAAACATGAAGTGGGTTGGTCCTGAATATTGGGGAAATCGCTTGCAAGATTGGGAGTTAATTAACGGTCGTGTAATATGTAATATTTCTGGTGTAAATAGAACCTTACAATTATTAACTGTTCAAAAAACAAGTTCACTTAGCGCCTTTAGTATAAGTGTAGAAATAGATATGCTCCTATCTAATTTGGAAACAGATCAAGTTGGGTGCTTTGGATTGAGATTAGGTGCTAAAGGTCAGTTTGATGATTATAGATCTGCTGCTGTTTTTGGGAAAGGATTTGACATTGGTTTACTACCAAATGGAAATTTAAAATTGGGTGCTGAAACCATTGAAACAGGATTAAAAACCATTCCTAAACAATTTCAATTACAAGTTAAATTTAGTCCGAGTAGTAATGATTATAATCTAACCGTAGACGTTAAAGATACAAAATCAAAACAGACACTTTTTACAACTGTAAAGTCAGCGATTAATAAAGACGTTGTTGCAGGTAACTTTGCATTGTTATCGGATATCAAGGTTGCTAAAGCAATCGAAAACAATCCAACAGTTGCTTTTTCAAACTGGGAAATTAGTGGTTCTCAATTATACCAAAACGAGGAACAATTATTCGGACCTATTTGTTTTGCGCAATATACTTTACACGCTCAGACTTTAAAAATAACAGGACAGTTTGCTCCTATTGAATCTATTCCTAATCATAAAATTTTATTACAATTTAAAAGACATGATACATGGGAAACTTATTCAGAACATCAGTTAAAACACCAAGGAAGAGCTGTAAGTTTTAGAATAGAAAATTGGCAGGAAAACACTGATATACCATATCGTATTATTGTAGAAATTCCATTAAAGACAGAGACTCATCAGTATACTTACGAAGGTACAATTGCAGAAGAGCCTCTAAATATAGAGTCAATTTCTGCAGCTGTATTCAGCTGTAATTTTCATTATGGTTTTCCAGACACAGATGTTTACGAAAATGTTTCAAAATTAAATCCTGATATCATACTTTTTCTAGGCGATCAGTTTTATGAAGGTACAGGAGGTTTTGGAGCACAATACTATGGTGATTTAGACAAAAGTTGTTTAGATTATTTAAGAAAGTGGATGATGTTTGGCTGGTCTTACCGCGAATTATTTCGTCATAAACCATGTGCTATAATTCCTGATGATCATGATGTTTATCATGGTAATGTTTGGGGAGAGTCTGGAGGTAAAGCCGATATTAGTGAAGGGTATGGAGCGTCTTCTCAAGATTCTGGTGGATATAAAATGCCAGCAGATTGGGTAAATATGGTTCAGTTTACACAAACCAGTCATTTACCCGATCCATATGATGCAACACCTGTAAAGCAAAATATAGGTATGTATTATACACAATGGAATTATGGGGGCTTGAGTTTTGCTATTTTAGAAGATAGAAAATTTAAATCGGCTCCTAAACACATCCTTCCTGAAGAAGCTAAAATTTGGAATGGGTTTATTACAAATCCCGATTTCGATATTAAAAAATACAAAAACTTAGAGGCAACACTACTAGGAGAACGTCAGCATAAATTTATTGACGATTGGGCTGACGATTGGGGCTCTAATATAGAAATGAAAGTGGTATTATCGCAAACTAATTTTGCAACTGTAGCAACATTACCTAAAGGCACCTTAACAGATGATATTGTACCAAAATTAAGCATACCAGAAAAAGGTGTTTATGTTAAAGGAGATGCACCTACAGTAGATATGGATTCAAACGGATGGCCATCTAACAAAAGGGATCAAGCTATTCAAAAAATTAGAAAATGTTTTGCTTTTCATATTGCAGGAGATCAACATTTAGGTAGTTTTATTCAATACGGAATAGATAATTTTGGCGATAGTGGTTATGCGTTTGCGGGGCCAGCTTTAAACAATATTTGGCCACGTAGATTTTGGCCCGATATAAATTATGCAGAACACACCTATAAAAATCCTGCTTATGTTGGAAATCACATCGACGGTTTCGGAAATAAAATAACAGTTAAAGCTGTAGCAAATCCATTTAACACCGGTAAAACACCAGAAATTGTACATAACAGAGCAACTGGTTATGGGCTGGTTACGTTTAATAAAAAGGATAGAACTATAAAAACAGAATGTTGGGCACGTTATGCCAATCCACAATTGGGAGAACAAGAACAATTACCTGGTTGGCCAATTACTATTAGTCAAGAAATGAATTATGGTAGGGAAGCAGAAGGTTTCTTACCTGAGTTAATAATAAAAGGAGGTTCTAATCCTGTAGTACAAGTTTTCGATGAAACTTTAAATGAAATCATTTACACTATTAGAATAAAAGGAAACCGCTTTCAACCTAAAGTATTTTCTAAAGCTCACCTCTATACTTTAATCGTGGGAACCGATTTGAGTGATAAAGCTAAAGTTAATCATCTTACTCATATAAAAGTAATTCCTAATCCTCAACCAATAACAATACAATTAAAAGCTTAA
- a CDS encoding glycoside hydrolase family 2 TIM barrel-domain containing protein, whose protein sequence is MKTSNLSFLILLYLSFGITAMAQTKDIWDYIENEQRISENKEPAHASFKSYDSSENLKQDNSEFINVLDGVWKFKWVRKPDDRPTTFMNPSESVSGWDEIKVPSNWEVEGFGVPIYVNHQYEFADNKARVSDEIEFKDPESPRSVPKYAGKVPHDYNPVGSYRRDFVIADSWSSKELFLHVGAMKSGGFVWLNGEYVGYSQGSKLPSEFNITKMAKPGKNTIAIQIYRWTDGSFLECQDFWRISGIERSVYVYAQPKLRLQDFEVVSNLDAGYTNGEFELDITLQNHGNKKQQAEISYHILKDNNILVENSETITVEGDSNGTTSFNAQLPNIKPWSAEHPNLYTLVLELKDKKGNITETTSREIGFRSVEIKQGLLLVNGQRITLKGVNAQETDPETGHVMSEALILKDIQLWKENNINAVRLSHYPRGRRFYELCDQYGIYVVDEANIESHGMYYGSSSLAKNDAWEHAHVDRMVRMVQRDKNHPSVIIWSMGNEAGNGVNFYAGYKAIKAADKSKRPVQYERSYKDTDGGLLDMDWNTDIIVPQYPSPATFEKIGQDKTDRPFIPSEYAHAMGNSTGNFQDYWDVIEKYDNLQGGVIWDWVDQSIWKTNEDGERYYAYGGDYGENMPSDNTFLNNGIVFPNRTPQPGLYEVKKAHEFINFKNKGVNKQNELRVYVENLYDFTNLDAFNFIAKIKADGQVLKSITIDTLNVDTHTGKMIRIPLDEINVKPNTEYFVELSAEIKADWGIIPANFELAHEQIALTKTYKVEETTLPNSDRLKVKNSKGIVSITNDDLEFVFSSEAGRIEILKFKGQDLILAGKGPKPNFWRAVTDNDSGNRMYKNNIEWKKASLFSKVSDIKVTTVAEDRIQLKVSYILPGVDTTWESIYTVYGNGMIKVSNTLNPTTYKADIPRIGMRMQMPRKYDNLTYFGRGPWENYKDRNHAAFIDLYESTVKDQYVPYIRPQENGYKTNVRWAALLDETNSGLLVVAKDVKQGLGLSALHMPNEDFDTSEGLDYGDAAKIETEFRIDGIPNVNKNKHTIDIKEQDLVQLNIDLDQRGVAGDNSWGGKPQEKYQIKGNETHVYTFYFMPIEDKTEAELIEASKLFHFN, encoded by the coding sequence ATGAAAACATCTAATCTCTCATTTTTAATCTTATTGTATTTGTCCTTTGGCATCACGGCTATGGCCCAAACCAAAGACATATGGGATTATATTGAAAACGAACAGCGTATTAGCGAAAATAAAGAACCGGCACATGCTAGTTTTAAATCTTATGATTCTTCAGAGAATTTAAAGCAAGATAATTCAGAATTTATAAACGTTTTGGATGGGGTATGGAAATTTAAATGGGTAAGAAAACCAGATGATAGACCGACTACTTTTATGAATCCCTCTGAATCTGTTTCAGGATGGGACGAAATTAAAGTACCGAGTAATTGGGAAGTAGAAGGTTTTGGGGTACCTATTTATGTAAATCATCAATATGAATTTGCTGATAATAAAGCACGTGTATCAGACGAAATTGAATTTAAAGATCCGGAAAGTCCACGTTCCGTCCCAAAATACGCCGGAAAAGTACCTCATGATTATAACCCTGTAGGTTCATATCGTCGTGATTTTGTTATAGCAGACTCATGGTCTAGTAAAGAGTTATTTCTACATGTAGGAGCTATGAAGTCTGGAGGCTTTGTTTGGTTAAATGGTGAATATGTTGGATATTCTCAAGGAAGTAAATTACCATCTGAATTTAATATTACCAAGATGGCAAAGCCTGGTAAAAATACCATTGCCATTCAAATATACAGATGGACAGATGGAAGTTTTCTAGAGTGTCAAGATTTCTGGCGAATAAGTGGAATTGAACGTAGTGTATATGTATATGCGCAACCAAAATTACGCCTTCAAGATTTTGAAGTTGTATCTAATCTAGATGCGGGCTATACTAATGGCGAATTCGAATTAGATATCACTCTACAAAATCATGGTAATAAAAAACAACAAGCAGAAATATCATATCATATTTTAAAAGATAACAACATCTTGGTTGAAAATTCTGAGACCATTACAGTCGAAGGCGATTCTAACGGTACAACTTCATTTAATGCTCAACTTCCAAATATTAAACCATGGAGTGCAGAACATCCAAACCTCTATACTTTAGTCTTAGAGTTAAAAGATAAAAAAGGAAATATTACAGAAACGACATCTCGTGAAATCGGGTTTAGAAGTGTTGAAATCAAGCAAGGATTGTTATTAGTAAATGGGCAACGTATAACATTAAAAGGTGTAAATGCCCAGGAAACAGACCCAGAAACCGGTCACGTGATGTCTGAAGCTTTAATTTTAAAAGACATTCAACTTTGGAAAGAAAACAATATTAACGCAGTGCGTTTAAGTCACTATCCGCGAGGAAGACGCTTTTACGAGTTGTGCGACCAATACGGAATTTATGTTGTTGATGAAGCCAATATAGAATCTCACGGAATGTATTACGGTTCATCATCGTTAGCCAAAAACGATGCTTGGGAACATGCTCATGTAGATCGTATGGTAAGAATGGTACAACGCGATAAAAACCATCCGTCTGTAATTATTTGGTCTATGGGAAATGAAGCAGGAAACGGTGTTAATTTTTACGCAGGTTATAAAGCGATAAAAGCTGCCGACAAATCGAAACGTCCGGTGCAATACGAGCGTTCTTATAAAGATACAGATGGTGGTTTATTAGACATGGATTGGAATACAGATATTATTGTGCCTCAATATCCTTCTCCAGCTACTTTCGAAAAAATTGGACAAGATAAAACAGACCGTCCGTTTATACCAAGTGAATATGCTCATGCTATGGGTAACAGCACAGGAAATTTTCAAGACTATTGGGATGTTATAGAAAAATACGATAACCTACAAGGGGGGGTTATTTGGGATTGGGTAGATCAGTCTATTTGGAAAACTAATGAAGATGGCGAACGTTATTATGCTTATGGTGGCGACTATGGCGAAAACATGCCGTCTGATAATACCTTTTTAAACAATGGAATTGTATTTCCAAATCGTACTCCTCAACCCGGATTATATGAAGTTAAAAAAGCACATGAATTTATAAACTTCAAAAATAAAGGCGTAAACAAACAGAACGAACTTCGCGTTTATGTAGAAAATTTATATGATTTTACAAACCTAGATGCATTTAATTTTATTGCTAAAATAAAAGCAGACGGACAGGTTTTAAAAAGTATAACTATAGACACCCTTAACGTAGACACGCATACAGGAAAAATGATTCGTATCCCATTAGATGAAATTAATGTTAAACCAAATACAGAGTATTTCGTTGAATTATCTGCTGAAATAAAAGCAGACTGGGGAATTATACCTGCTAATTTTGAATTAGCACATGAGCAAATTGCATTAACTAAAACATATAAAGTAGAAGAGACTACGCTTCCAAATTCAGATCGTTTAAAAGTAAAAAATAGCAAAGGTATTGTAAGTATTACAAATGATGATTTAGAATTTGTATTTAGTTCTGAAGCTGGTAGAATTGAAATTTTAAAATTTAAAGGGCAAGACTTAATCCTAGCAGGTAAAGGTCCTAAACCAAATTTTTGGAGAGCAGTAACCGATAACGATTCTGGAAATAGAATGTATAAGAATAATATTGAGTGGAAAAAAGCCTCTTTATTCTCTAAAGTAAGCGACATTAAAGTTACAACTGTTGCAGAAGACCGTATTCAACTAAAAGTGAGTTATATATTACCAGGTGTAGATACTACATGGGAAAGTATATATACTGTTTATGGAAACGGAATGATAAAAGTTAGTAATACACTAAACCCAACAACCTATAAGGCAGATATTCCTAGAATAGGAATGCGCATGCAGATGCCTAGGAAATATGATAATTTAACGTATTTTGGACGTGGACCTTGGGAGAATTACAAAGACAGAAACCATGCTGCTTTTATAGACTTATATGAGTCTACTGTAAAGGATCAATATGTACCATACATAAGACCACAAGAAAATGGCTATAAAACTAATGTGCGTTGGGCTGCATTATTAGACGAAACTAATTCTGGATTATTAGTGGTTGCAAAAGATGTTAAACAAGGCTTAGGTTTAAGTGCTTTACATATGCCAAACGAAGATTTTGATACTTCGGAAGGTTTAGATTATGGAGATGCTGCAAAAATTGAAACGGAATTTCGTATTGATGGTATTCCTAATGTGAATAAAAATAAACACACTATAGATATTAAAGAACAAGATTTAGTTCAATTAAATATCGATTTAGATCAGCGTGGAGTTGCAGGTGATAACAGTTGGGGAGGAAAACCACAAGAGAAATATCAGATTAAAGGGAACGAAACACATGTGTACACCTTTTATTTTATGCCTATAGAAGATAAAACTGAAGCCGAATTAATAGAGGCTTCTAAGTTATTTCATTTTAACTAA
- a CDS encoding carbohydrate-binding family 9-like protein — MKTYTVNRIEESTLNINGLGNSTPWKTAELLTDFIAPWDLEFKPKVAFKALWDVNNFYFCFHVEDQEVYLNTTDDSIESIGSSDRVELFFRKDKDLNPYYCLEMDSSARLMDFKAKAGKVFDFDWNWSKHGIELKSNVNANGYTLEGVVSISVLKELKLLYNSQLEVGIFAAKFKLTNETQRHPIWMSWVHPQVTEPNFHQPLTFGSLILKG; from the coding sequence ATGAAAACGTATACTGTAAATCGCATAGAAGAATCGACTCTAAATATTAATGGACTCGGTAATAGTACGCCATGGAAAACGGCCGAATTATTAACAGATTTTATAGCACCTTGGGATTTAGAATTTAAACCCAAGGTTGCTTTTAAAGCATTATGGGATGTAAATAATTTCTATTTCTGTTTTCATGTAGAAGATCAAGAAGTCTATTTAAATACCACAGACGATAGTATTGAAAGCATTGGATCCTCTGATCGAGTTGAATTATTTTTTAGAAAAGATAAAGACTTAAATCCGTATTACTGTTTAGAAATGGATTCATCTGCAAGGTTGATGGATTTTAAAGCAAAAGCAGGAAAGGTTTTCGATTTCGATTGGAACTGGTCAAAGCATGGCATCGAATTAAAATCTAATGTAAATGCTAACGGATATACGCTTGAAGGCGTAGTGTCTATTTCGGTTTTAAAAGAATTAAAATTACTTTATAATAGCCAATTAGAGGTAGGTATTTTCGCTGCTAAATTTAAACTTACTAATGAGACACAAAGACATCCCATTTGGATGAGTTGGGTTCATCCACAAGTAACAGAACCTAACTTTCATCAACCACTAACGTTTGGCTCTTTAATTTTGAAAGGTTGA
- a CDS encoding exonuclease/endonuclease/phosphatase family protein: MSQSTIFPLQNDHGSITKAIINVQGNTIAFYSGHLDYLNCALYLPRSYDGSTWKVLEKPITNISKIQEINMASKRDEAIAAFINDAKSEVLNGNVVIYGGDNNEPSHLDWVEANKDLYDHHGVVMPWFNTVQLDKAGFLDAYRTVFSNPITHPGFTYPANNTAVPVTKLAWSPNADDRDRIDFIFYYPDTRLKLENVAILGPRGDIVRNKRVIENTADNIITPKNIWPSDHKAVLAVFKLNI, translated from the coding sequence TTGTCTCAATCCACTATATTTCCACTGCAGAATGATCATGGTTCAATTACTAAGGCAATAATTAATGTTCAAGGGAATACCATAGCATTTTATAGTGGTCATTTAGATTATTTAAATTGTGCCTTGTATTTGCCTCGAAGCTACGATGGGTCGACTTGGAAAGTTTTAGAAAAACCAATAACAAATATTTCTAAAATTCAAGAAATTAATATGGCTTCAAAGCGTGACGAAGCTATCGCTGCATTTATAAATGATGCTAAGAGTGAAGTTTTAAATGGAAACGTCGTCATTTATGGAGGAGATAATAATGAACCTTCCCATCTAGATTGGGTTGAAGCGAATAAAGATTTATATGATCATCATGGTGTTGTCATGCCTTGGTTTAACACTGTACAATTAGATAAAGCAGGGTTTTTAGATGCTTATAGAACGGTGTTTTCAAATCCAATTACACATCCTGGGTTTACTTACCCTGCAAATAATACAGCTGTCCCTGTTACTAAACTAGCTTGGAGTCCTAATGCAGATGATCGAGATCGTATAGATTTTATTTTTTACTACCCAGATACACGATTAAAACTTGAAAACGTAGCCATTCTAGGACCAAGAGGTGATATTGTTAGAAATAAAAGAGTGATAGAAAATACTGCCGATAATATTATTACTCCTAAAAATATATGGCCAAGCGATCATAAGGCTGTACTAGCTGTTTTTAAATTAAATATCTAG
- a CDS encoding exonuclease/endonuclease/phosphatase family protein encodes MHVLKPFLIVFLLCSAFLHAQVEAVELRVLQFNIWQEGTKVENGFNTIITEIIENDADLIALSEVRNYDGVTLNDRLVNALKVKGYTYYSEKSEDSGGTFKVSHFVSIHYISTAE; translated from the coding sequence ATGCATGTTTTAAAACCTTTTCTTATTGTTTTTTTGTTGTGTAGTGCGTTTTTACATGCTCAAGTTGAAGCTGTCGAATTACGTGTGCTTCAATTTAATATCTGGCAAGAAGGAACAAAAGTTGAAAACGGTTTTAATACTATTATTACTGAAATTATAGAAAATGATGCTGACCTAATAGCGCTTAGTGAAGTGCGAAATTACGATGGTGTAACATTAAACGACAGATTAGTTAATGCATTAAAAGTAAAAGGTTATACATATTATTCTGAAAAGAGTGAAGATTCAGGGGGTACTTTCAAAGTATCCCATTTTGTCTCAATCCACTATATTTCCACTGCAGAATGA